The proteins below come from a single Caulobacter segnis ATCC 21756 genomic window:
- a CDS encoding RNA polymerase sigma factor, whose translation MISPSPPHRQSDAGASEGDNDRSSPLLASYLERRADMRRYFLAKLGPDADVEDLVQDLYLKVLGLGDAAVTNPPAFLYRLASNLMLDRLRQGRRARMRDADWRSSHHASLGAVDIVDAPDAESVVIARLRLEKVMAALSALSPRTQRIFKLHKIDGLSYVETAAALGISKSAVEKQISLALGHLHSRVTR comes from the coding sequence GTGATCTCCCCGAGCCCTCCCCATCGCCAAAGCGACGCCGGCGCCTCCGAAGGCGACAACGACAGATCTTCGCCGCTCCTGGCCTCCTATCTGGAACGTCGCGCCGACATGAGGCGCTATTTCCTGGCCAAGCTTGGACCCGACGCCGATGTCGAAGATCTCGTCCAGGATCTCTATCTGAAGGTCCTTGGCCTGGGGGACGCGGCGGTGACCAATCCCCCGGCCTTTCTCTATCGGCTGGCCTCCAACCTGATGCTGGATCGACTTCGGCAGGGCCGGCGCGCGCGCATGCGCGACGCGGACTGGCGCAGCAGCCACCACGCCTCGTTGGGGGCGGTCGATATCGTCGATGCGCCCGACGCCGAGTCGGTCGTCATCGCGCGGCTACGGCTGGAGAAGGTCATGGCCGCCCTTTCGGCGCTCTCGCCACGCACCCAGCGCATTTTCAAGCTGCACAAGATCGATGGCCTGTCCTACGTCGAGACCGCCGCGGCGCTCGGCATTTCCAAGAGCGCGGTGGAAAAGCAGATCAGCCTGGCCCTGGGCCATCTTCATTCCAGGGTGACCCGATGA
- a CDS encoding FecR family protein: MTAPLTDPISQVAADWFARLRDDDADLDAWTTFQAWLEADPAHRLAYEAMETLWLDLEDDAPQALLNAAGATATVETLTRPSGPATPAPTPARASRPGHRRPIPWLIASGAIAAGLVAWVAASRWSPSAPIDYATAKGEVRAVTLVDGSRLTLGGATRITVEMNARRRAVTLSEGEATFDVAHEANRPFVVELGDQRVRVLGTEFNISRDQGHTAVTVRRGVVAVAQVGGGEVRLTRGQQVLHAEGSTVQEVREADPDAVFAWRSGKLIYDKAPLAMVVADFNRYGGPPIRVDPSAAKVTVSGVFLVDSPRAMVERLARFSGLTVVVRADEIILKGQ; the protein is encoded by the coding sequence ATGACCGCGCCCCTGACCGATCCGATATCGCAAGTCGCCGCCGACTGGTTCGCCCGCCTGCGCGACGACGACGCGGACCTTGACGCCTGGACGACGTTCCAGGCCTGGCTGGAAGCCGACCCCGCCCACCGCCTCGCCTATGAGGCCATGGAGACGCTGTGGCTCGACCTCGAGGACGACGCCCCTCAAGCGCTGTTGAACGCGGCCGGGGCGACGGCGACCGTCGAGACGCTCACGCGCCCCTCTGGCCCCGCGACGCCGGCGCCAACCCCGGCCAGGGCCTCGCGACCAGGCCACCGTCGTCCGATCCCGTGGCTCATCGCCAGCGGAGCCATCGCCGCCGGCCTCGTGGCCTGGGTGGCCGCGTCGCGGTGGTCGCCGTCCGCGCCCATCGACTATGCGACGGCCAAGGGTGAGGTTCGCGCCGTGACCCTGGTGGACGGATCGCGACTGACGCTTGGCGGGGCCACCCGGATAACCGTCGAGATGAACGCCCGGCGTCGCGCGGTGACCCTCTCGGAAGGCGAGGCCACGTTCGATGTGGCTCACGAGGCCAACCGCCCCTTCGTCGTCGAGTTGGGCGATCAGCGGGTGCGTGTCCTGGGCACCGAGTTCAACATTTCGCGCGACCAAGGTCATACGGCCGTCACCGTACGGCGTGGCGTCGTCGCCGTGGCCCAGGTCGGCGGCGGCGAGGTGCGCTTGACCCGGGGACAGCAGGTCCTGCACGCCGAAGGCTCCACCGTCCAGGAGGTGCGCGAGGCCGACCCGGACGCGGTGTTCGCCTGGCGGTCGGGAAAGCTGATCTATGACAAGGCGCCCCTGGCGATGGTGGTGGCCGACTTCAACCGTTATGGCGGCCCGCCGATCCGTGTCGATCCCAGCGCGGCCAAGGTCACGGTGAGCGGCGTGTTCCTCGTTGACAGTCCTCGGGCCATGGTCGAGCGATTGGCGCGGTTCAGCGGGCTGACCGTGGTCGTCCGCGCCGACGAGATCATCCTGAAGGGCCAATGA
- a CDS encoding MipA/OmpV family protein, producing MRHFTLWSVVVMTPALIAPVAASAQEREWSGDIAIGGGARPEYLGSKKMEATPYIEGRINYGAFYLDFQGQNLKLNLSPIEGWSFGPAIDVQNKRDHKVKNLAVSKMAKIDDALEAGAFVGYSRGDVFSRNDKLGVEFSYMADTSNTYEGGYGEAKLTYGKQISERWSVGSSLKTTYVDKKYAQTYLGVSAADAAASGLPAYNLKGGVRDISLGLKATYQVTDRWSVMALGSYKRLLGDFADSPIVKVGGSADQFVVGAAVGYRF from the coding sequence ATGCGGCATTTCACTCTCTGGTCGGTCGTCGTCATGACGCCGGCCCTCATCGCCCCTGTCGCGGCTAGCGCCCAGGAGCGCGAGTGGTCGGGCGACATCGCCATCGGCGGCGGCGCCCGACCGGAGTATCTGGGCTCCAAAAAAATGGAGGCCACGCCCTATATCGAAGGGCGGATCAACTACGGCGCGTTCTACCTCGACTTCCAAGGCCAGAACCTCAAGCTCAATCTCTCACCGATCGAGGGCTGGTCCTTTGGTCCGGCGATCGACGTCCAGAACAAGCGCGACCACAAGGTCAAGAACCTCGCCGTCAGCAAAATGGCCAAGATCGACGACGCGCTCGAGGCCGGCGCGTTCGTCGGCTATTCGCGGGGTGACGTCTTCTCCAGGAACGACAAGCTGGGCGTCGAATTCAGCTACATGGCCGACACCTCCAACACCTACGAGGGGGGCTATGGAGAGGCCAAGCTGACCTACGGCAAGCAGATCAGCGAGCGTTGGAGCGTCGGCTCGTCTCTCAAGACGACCTATGTCGACAAGAAGTACGCTCAGACCTATCTCGGGGTCTCGGCCGCCGACGCCGCGGCCAGCGGCTTGCCGGCCTATAACCTCAAGGGCGGCGTGCGCGACATTAGCCTTGGACTGAAGGCCACCTATCAAGTGACCGACCGCTGGAGCGTGATGGCGCTCGGCAGCTACAAGCGTTTGCTGGGCGATTTCGCCGACAGCCCGATCGTCAAGGTCGGCGGCAGCGCCGACCAGTTCGTCGTCGGGGCGGCGGTTGGATATAGATTCTAG
- the spt gene encoding serine palmitoyltransferase, protein MTDFSPRHPPSRGLFDRHLPLRQAHAALRAQGVDPFNICFDTILSPTEARLAGRRVIMLGSNNYLGLTFDAEAVEAGVASLRTRGTGTTGSRIANGSFEAHLALERALARFYGRRHAMVFTTGYQANLGVLSSVVGRGDHLLLDRDSHASLYDGARLGHARVVRFRHNDPEHLRRRLARLEGAPGAKLIVVEGLYSMIGDVAPLREIAAVKREMGAYLLVDEAHSMGVLGARGRGLAEAAGVEADVDFVVGTFSKSLGAIGGFCVSDLDGFEVMRVTCRPYMFTASLPPAVAASTVAALGRMEAQPELRGRLMANARRLYHGLKALGFSVGPTPGPIVAVATPDPPSAVALWNQLLAQGVYLNLALPPATPNGQSLLRGSVTALHTEAQIDHVLAVFDAAATALGLLGNGAARLAARSA, encoded by the coding sequence TTGACCGATTTCTCGCCGCGCCATCCGCCCTCCCGAGGCCTCTTCGACAGGCATCTGCCGCTTCGCCAGGCCCACGCCGCGCTGCGGGCCCAGGGCGTCGACCCGTTCAACATCTGCTTCGACACGATCCTCTCGCCGACCGAGGCGCGCTTGGCGGGTCGGCGCGTGATCATGCTGGGAAGCAACAATTATCTTGGACTGACCTTCGACGCCGAGGCGGTCGAAGCGGGCGTCGCCTCGCTTCGGACGCGAGGCACGGGCACCACGGGGTCGCGGATCGCCAACGGCAGCTTCGAGGCGCATCTGGCGCTTGAGCGGGCCTTGGCGAGGTTCTATGGGCGCCGCCACGCCATGGTGTTCACTACGGGCTACCAGGCAAATCTGGGCGTTCTGTCCAGTGTCGTGGGACGCGGCGATCACCTGCTGCTGGATCGCGACAGCCACGCCAGTCTCTATGACGGCGCGCGCCTGGGTCATGCCCGGGTCGTGCGCTTTCGTCACAACGATCCTGAGCACCTGCGCCGGCGCCTGGCGCGGCTCGAGGGCGCGCCGGGCGCGAAGCTGATCGTGGTCGAGGGGCTCTATTCGATGATCGGCGACGTCGCGCCGCTCAGGGAGATCGCCGCCGTCAAGCGCGAGATGGGCGCCTACCTTCTGGTCGACGAAGCCCACTCCATGGGCGTGTTGGGCGCGCGGGGAAGAGGCCTGGCCGAAGCGGCCGGGGTCGAGGCCGACGTCGACTTCGTGGTCGGCACCTTTTCGAAAAGTCTGGGAGCGATCGGCGGCTTCTGCGTCTCGGACCTGGACGGCTTCGAGGTCATGCGGGTGACATGCCGCCCCTACATGTTCACCGCGTCGCTGCCGCCCGCGGTGGCCGCCTCGACGGTCGCGGCTCTCGGGCGCATGGAGGCGCAGCCTGAGCTGCGGGGACGCCTTATGGCCAATGCGCGTCGCCTCTACCACGGGCTTAAGGCGCTGGGTTTTTCCGTCGGGCCGACGCCAGGACCGATCGTGGCCGTCGCCACCCCGGATCCGCCAAGCGCGGTCGCCCTATGGAATCAACTGCTAGCCCAGGGCGTCTACCTCAACCTCGCCCTGCCGCCGGCCACGCCCAACGGCCAGTCTCTGCTGCGTGGCAGCGTCACGGCGCTCCACACCGAGGCGCAGATAGACCACGTGCTGGCCGTCTTCGACGCGGCGGCCACGGCGCTGGGTCTGCTCGGAAACGGCGCGGCGCGGCTGGCGGCGCGCTCGGCCTAG